The Faecalibacterium prausnitzii genome includes a window with the following:
- the tsaA gene encoding tRNA (N6-threonylcarbamoyladenosine(37)-N6)-methyltransferase TrmO — protein sequence MNQPSNEAMTLKVIAHIHTAFPTKFGIPRQSGLVDSLRGEIVFTPEYRSPDAVRGLEDFSHIWLVWQFSGAVRDSWSPTVRPPRLGGNTRMGVFATRSPFRPNPLGLSSVKLEAIEVRPEVGPVLIVRGADLMDGTPIYDIKPYIPYADCHPDAAAGFTAQTQFHHLDVACPETLWARVPADQRDGLRGVLENDPRPSYQHDPERVYGMEFAGLEVHFQVDGSTLTVTGIDRR from the coding sequence ATGAACCAACCATCCAACGAGGCCATGACCCTGAAGGTCATCGCACACATCCACACGGCCTTTCCCACCAAGTTCGGCATCCCGCGGCAAAGCGGGCTGGTGGACAGTCTGCGGGGCGAGATCGTTTTCACGCCCGAATACCGCAGCCCGGACGCTGTGCGCGGGCTGGAAGATTTCAGCCACATCTGGCTGGTGTGGCAGTTTTCGGGTGCCGTGCGGGACAGCTGGTCCCCCACCGTCCGGCCGCCGCGGCTGGGCGGCAACACCCGGATGGGTGTCTTCGCCACACGGTCACCGTTCCGGCCCAACCCGCTGGGGCTGTCCAGCGTGAAGCTGGAAGCCATTGAAGTTCGGCCGGAAGTCGGCCCGGTGCTCATCGTGCGGGGAGCCGACCTGATGGACGGCACCCCCATCTACGACATCAAGCCCTACATTCCCTATGCCGACTGCCACCCGGACGCAGCCGCAGGCTTTACGGCGCAGACGCAGTTCCACCATCTCGACGTCGCCTGCCCGGAGACGCTCTGGGCCAGGGTCCCTGCAGACCAGCGGGACGGCCTGCGGGGCGTGCTCGAAAACGACCCCCGCCCCTCCTACCAGCACGACCCGGAGCGGGTGTACGGCATGGAGTTTGCCGGGCTGGAAGTCCACTTCCAGGTGGACGGCAGCACACTGACCGTCACCGGCATCGACCGCCGCTGA
- a CDS encoding helix-turn-helix domain-containing protein, protein MTDGAQIEYYIWDRKLKMNHVAQVLGISTSTLKNKLTGKTDFKVSEADTLSSLLELTPPQRDLCFFCGGRR, encoded by the coding sequence ATGACAGATGGCGCACAGATCGAATACTACATTTGGGACCGGAAGCTGAAGATGAACCATGTGGCACAGGTGCTTGGCATCAGCACCTCCACATTGAAGAACAAGCTCACCGGAAAAACAGATTTCAAGGTCAGCGAGGCGGACACCCTCTCCTCGCTGCTGGAGCTGACGCCGCCTCAGCGGGACCTCTGTTTTTTCTGCGGCGGCCGGAGGTGA
- a CDS encoding SqdX protein — protein sequence MTKEQREKTKLALRRYGTRQWAACPANAGWRLAIERTIEYYQQEDPLRADLLRLRYLERRTEDDTIERLHIGRSTYQKAQSDLLSTVAVYAARFGAL from the coding sequence ATGACAAAGGAACAGCGGGAAAAGACCAAGCTCGCCCTGCGGCGCTACGGCACCCGCCAGTGGGCGGCCTGCCCGGCCAACGCAGGCTGGCGGCTGGCCATTGAGCGGACGATCGAATATTACCAGCAGGAAGACCCGCTCCGCGCCGACCTGCTGCGGCTGCGCTATCTGGAGCGCCGCACCGAGGATGACACCATCGAGCGGCTGCACATCGGCCGCAGCACCTACCAGAAGGCGCAGAGCGACCTTCTGAGCACGGTGGCAGTCTATGCCGCCCGGTTCGGTGCCCTGTGA
- a CDS encoding FeoB-associated Cys-rich membrane protein has product MLLSIRGIVTVLVLAALFTLAVIWISKHDGWEGKGCGGNCSACHERCNHPEKKNQ; this is encoded by the coding sequence ATGCTGTTGTCCATTCGCGGAATCGTTACCGTCCTGGTGCTGGCGGCGTTGTTTACCCTCGCGGTCATCTGGATCTCCAAGCATGACGGCTGGGAAGGCAAAGGCTGCGGCGGAAATTGCTCTGCCTGCCATGAGCGCTGTAACCATCCGGAAAAGAAGAATCAGTGA
- a CDS encoding recombinase family protein produces the protein MTAVIYARYSSDSQREASIEGQLRDCKDYAEKNGITVVGTYIDRAYSAKTDDRPDFQRMIKDSGKKIFDVVLVWKLDRFARNRFDAVNYKYQLEKNGVHLVSAMEPISQGPEGIMVESMLIGMAEYYSAELALKVARGERENALQCKYNGGVVPLGFTIGKEDRLYHIDPETAPIVQEIFTRYADGEPAEKIAASLNERGLRTRTGKPFVKNSFFQIFRNRRYIGEYRYKDIVTPGGIPAIVDKDLFDRVQQRFEQNKIAHGRPAKEDVSYLLTTKLFCGKCGTLMGGESGTSHMGNTYYYYKCGNAKRHGKAHCNLKAIRKEPLERFVVETAIKVIFSDEIIERLIDLIMEAQQQENTRLPVLKDQLRDTEKRLANLLEAIEQGILTPTTKQRLDELEARKEALNTSILEEELKKPVLTREWMRFWFEKFRKGDMRDMEHQRQIIDTFVNSVYVFDDRVVLNFNFTDDAKTVTREEVLGSSAVDNAPPNESL, from the coding sequence ATGACCGCCGTGATCTACGCCCGCTATTCATCTGACAGCCAGCGAGAAGCGTCCATTGAAGGACAACTGCGCGACTGCAAGGACTACGCCGAGAAGAACGGCATCACCGTGGTCGGCACCTATATTGACCGTGCCTACTCTGCCAAAACGGATGACCGCCCGGACTTTCAGCGGATGATCAAAGACAGCGGAAAGAAAATCTTCGATGTGGTTCTGGTCTGGAAGCTGGACCGCTTTGCCCGGAACCGATTCGATGCCGTGAACTACAAGTACCAGCTGGAAAAGAACGGTGTCCATCTGGTGTCTGCCATGGAACCCATCTCGCAGGGGCCTGAAGGCATTATGGTGGAGAGTATGCTGATTGGCATGGCGGAATACTATTCCGCCGAACTCGCCCTGAAAGTGGCGCGCGGTGAGCGCGAAAATGCCCTCCAGTGCAAGTACAACGGCGGTGTGGTGCCGCTGGGCTTCACCATTGGCAAGGAGGACAGGCTGTACCATATCGACCCGGAGACGGCTCCCATCGTGCAGGAAATCTTCACCCGGTATGCCGACGGCGAACCGGCTGAGAAGATTGCGGCATCCCTGAACGAGCGCGGCCTGCGTACCCGCACCGGAAAGCCGTTCGTGAAGAACAGCTTCTTCCAGATCTTCCGCAACCGCCGCTACATCGGCGAATACCGCTACAAGGACATCGTGACGCCGGGCGGCATTCCGGCCATTGTTGACAAGGACTTGTTCGACCGGGTGCAGCAGCGTTTCGAGCAAAACAAGATCGCCCACGGTCGGCCTGCAAAGGAGGATGTGAGCTATCTGCTGACGACCAAGCTGTTCTGTGGCAAGTGCGGCACCCTGATGGGCGGCGAAAGCGGCACCAGCCACATGGGAAACACCTACTATTACTACAAGTGCGGCAACGCCAAACGCCACGGCAAGGCGCACTGCAACCTGAAAGCCATCCGCAAAGAGCCGTTGGAACGGTTCGTGGTGGAGACTGCCATCAAGGTGATTTTCAGCGATGAAATCATCGAACGGCTGATAGATTTGATTATGGAAGCCCAGCAGCAGGAGAACACCCGCCTGCCCGTTCTGAAAGACCAACTCCGGGATACAGAGAAGCGGCTGGCAAATCTTCTGGAAGCCATTGAACAGGGTATCCTGACCCCGACCACCAAGCAGCGGCTGGACGAACTGGAAGCCCGGAAAGAAGCTCTGAACACCAGCATTCTGGAAGAAGAACTGAAAAAACCAGTTCTGACCCGCGAATGGATGCGGTTCTGGTTTGAAAAATTCCGCAAGGGTGACATGAGAGACATGGAGCACCAGCGGCAGATCATTGATACCTTTGTCAACTCGGTCTACGTCTTTGACGACCGGGTCGTGCTCAATTTCAACTTCACGGACGATGCTAAGACGGTCACTCGTGAAGAGGTTTTAGGTTCGAGTGCTGTGGACAATGCTCCACCAAATGAAAGCCTCTAA
- a CDS encoding nucleoside phosphorylase codes for MIQKHELPILEYDSNSEEVIRPNHGAEQLKLPEKCVYAFLGDAVDDYAFEAEATVAETFETITRNYPVYIVKQDGMEFCLCAAPLGAPAAAQLMDFLISCGCRKIISTGSCGVLTDLAENEFLIPVKALRDEGTSYHYLPASRYIELNKNIRDAIEHTLLVQNIPFRECVTWTTDGFFRETRDMVEYRKSEGCSTVEMECAALAACARKRGASFGQILYTADSLANIYAHDERDWGKGSLRKALELCIAVLQTI; via the coding sequence ATGATTCAAAAACACGAACTGCCTATTTTAGAGTACGATTCCAACTCGGAAGAAGTCATAAGGCCAAATCATGGTGCAGAACAGCTGAAACTTCCCGAAAAATGCGTCTATGCCTTTCTTGGAGACGCGGTTGATGATTATGCTTTCGAGGCAGAAGCCACCGTTGCTGAAACTTTTGAAACCATAACCCGGAACTATCCTGTTTACATCGTAAAGCAGGATGGCATGGAATTTTGCCTTTGCGCTGCCCCGCTGGGCGCACCTGCGGCAGCACAACTGATGGACTTCCTCATCTCCTGCGGTTGTAGGAAAATCATTTCGACTGGTTCTTGCGGTGTTCTGACCGATTTGGCCGAAAACGAATTTCTCATTCCGGTAAAGGCGTTACGAGACGAGGGAACCTCTTATCATTATCTTCCGGCATCCCGCTATATAGAGCTTAACAAAAATATCCGGGATGCCATCGAGCATACTCTTCTTGTGCAGAACATTCCGTTCCGGGAGTGTGTTACATGGACAACGGATGGTTTTTTTCGAGAAACACGAGATATGGTAGAATATCGCAAATCCGAGGGCTGTTCCACAGTTGAAATGGAGTGTGCTGCATTGGCTGCCTGTGCCCGGAAGCGAGGTGCTTCTTTCGGGCAGATTCTCTACACTGCCGACTCTCTTGCGAATATTTATGCGCATGATGAGAGAGATTGGGGAAAGGGTTCTTTGCGGAAAGCGCTGGAACTCTGTATTGCTGTGCTGCAAACGATTTGA
- the uxaC gene encoding glucuronate isomerase, translated as MKAFMDKEFMLQSATAQHLYHDYAEDMPICDYHCHIPPREIYENRRFDNIAQVWLGGRNPDGSYFGDHYKWRVMRSNGVPEEYITGDKPDRERFQKFAEALPMAIGNPMYHWTNLELHHFFGYEGVLNGDTAEEVWNLCNDKLQHDPKLTVRGLIEQSNVAFIGTTDDPIDDLEWHKKIKEDPTIKFTVAPSFRPDKALNIQKPGFVEYMGKLAEVVGKEKLACIDCVCDALTKRIEFFVEMGCRATDHGLDYVPYREATKEEVNAIYQKAMAGEAVTAEEVEKYQTYILIHLGKQYHRLNVAMQIHYNCLRGVNRKMNSLLGPDTGFDMINTATCGGEIASLLSALNDTDECPKTIIYSLNPGDDAQIGTILGCFQNSEVPGKIQHGSAWWFNDHKIGMEEQMTRLASLGLLGNFVGMLTDSRSFLSYTRHDYFRRILCNIIGQWVEDGEYPNDEKALEKIVKGICFDNAKRYFAL; from the coding sequence ATGAAAGCATTTATGGATAAGGAATTCATGCTCCAGTCTGCCACGGCTCAGCATCTGTATCACGACTATGCAGAGGATATGCCCATCTGCGACTATCACTGCCACATCCCGCCCCGCGAGATCTACGAGAACCGCCGCTTCGACAACATCGCTCAGGTCTGGCTGGGCGGCCGCAACCCGGACGGCAGCTACTTCGGCGACCACTACAAGTGGCGCGTGATGCGCTCCAACGGTGTGCCGGAAGAGTACATCACCGGGGACAAGCCCGACCGCGAGCGCTTCCAGAAGTTCGCAGAGGCTCTGCCCATGGCCATCGGCAACCCGATGTACCACTGGACCAACCTGGAGCTGCACCACTTCTTCGGCTATGAAGGCGTCCTGAACGGCGACACCGCTGAGGAAGTCTGGAACCTGTGCAACGACAAGCTGCAGCACGACCCCAAGCTGACCGTCCGCGGCCTGATCGAGCAGTCCAACGTCGCTTTCATCGGCACCACCGATGACCCCATCGACGATCTGGAGTGGCACAAGAAGATCAAGGAAGACCCCACCATCAAGTTCACCGTGGCCCCTTCCTTCCGCCCCGACAAGGCCCTCAACATCCAGAAGCCCGGCTTCGTCGAGTACATGGGCAAGCTGGCTGAGGTCGTCGGCAAAGAAAAGCTGGCCTGCATCGACTGCGTCTGCGATGCTCTGACCAAGCGCATCGAGTTCTTCGTCGAGATGGGCTGCCGCGCTACCGACCACGGCCTGGACTACGTGCCTTATCGTGAGGCCACCAAGGAAGAGGTCAACGCCATCTACCAGAAGGCCATGGCCGGCGAGGCTGTGACTGCGGAAGAGGTTGAGAAGTATCAGACCTACATCCTGATCCACCTGGGCAAGCAGTATCACCGCCTGAACGTTGCCATGCAGATCCACTACAACTGCCTGCGCGGCGTCAACCGCAAGATGAACAGCCTGCTGGGCCCCGACACCGGCTTCGACATGATCAACACTGCCACCTGCGGCGGCGAGATTGCAAGCCTGCTGAGCGCTCTGAACGACACCGACGAGTGCCCCAAGACCATCATCTACAGCCTGAACCCCGGCGATGACGCCCAGATCGGCACCATCCTGGGCTGCTTCCAGAACAGCGAGGTTCCGGGCAAGATCCAGCACGGTTCCGCCTGGTGGTTCAACGACCACAAGATCGGCATGGAAGAGCAGATGACCCGTCTGGCCAGCCTGGGCCTGCTGGGCAACTTCGTCGGTATGCTGACCGACAGCCGCAGCTTCCTGAGCTACACCCGCCACGACTACTTCCGCCGCATCCTGTGCAACATCATCGGCCAGTGGGTCGAGGATGGCGAGTATCCCAACGACGAGAAGGCTCTGGAGAAGATCGTCAAGGGCATCTGCTTCGACAACGCAAAGCGTTACTTCGCCCTGTAA
- a CDS encoding tagaturonate reductase: METLNYKVLEQTGYHGYILKDAPVKVMQFGEGNFLRAFVDYFYDIANEKAGYNGKVKLVQPIGNFPQMADWINEQEGLYTLYLRGSEKGQKVDAKRVISCVSDCVCPYVDDKWDEVLALARSADLETVVSNTTEAGIAYTQGDSAFDQVPPNSFPAKLTRVLYERYKAFQGAADKGLVILSCELIDNNGKELKKCCNNYAKDWNLEAEFIDWMNEANTFCSTLVDRIVPGRIRDPKELAALEEANGYHDAVLDVGEVFGVWVIEGPAGLEDKLPFKKAGVNVMVVPDVTPYKKRKVRILNGAHTGFVLGAYLAGFDIVRDCMHNDTIRGFMNKMLHEEVIPTLPLDKKDLEDFASAVQDRFNNPFINHELMSISLNSTSKWKARNMPSFLSYIEEQKQLPKCLTMSLAAYIAFYSNDIQERTADGLICKRPAGNTYKIQDDAWALDFYFAHKDDTAAELVHAVLTNTQMWDQDLTRIEGLEAAVLADLELIRTQGAEAAYKSCL; this comes from the coding sequence ATGGAAACTTTGAATTACAAGGTTCTTGAGCAGACGGGCTATCACGGCTACATCCTGAAGGATGCACCGGTCAAGGTCATGCAGTTCGGCGAGGGCAATTTCCTGCGCGCATTCGTGGACTACTTCTATGATATCGCGAACGAAAAAGCAGGCTACAACGGCAAAGTCAAGCTGGTGCAGCCCATCGGCAACTTCCCCCAGATGGCCGACTGGATCAACGAGCAGGAGGGTCTGTACACCCTGTATCTGCGCGGCAGTGAAAAGGGCCAGAAGGTCGATGCCAAGCGTGTGATCTCCTGCGTGTCCGACTGCGTCTGCCCCTATGTGGACGACAAGTGGGACGAAGTGCTGGCTCTGGCCCGCTCGGCAGATCTGGAGACTGTTGTATCCAACACCACCGAGGCTGGCATCGCCTACACCCAGGGCGACAGCGCATTCGACCAGGTGCCCCCCAACAGCTTCCCCGCAAAGCTGACCCGTGTGCTGTATGAGCGCTACAAGGCGTTCCAGGGCGCTGCCGACAAGGGTCTGGTCATCCTGAGCTGCGAGCTGATCGACAACAACGGCAAAGAGCTGAAGAAGTGCTGCAACAACTACGCCAAGGACTGGAATCTGGAAGCGGAGTTCATCGACTGGATGAACGAGGCCAACACCTTCTGCTCCACTCTGGTGGACCGCATCGTTCCGGGCCGCATCCGTGACCCGAAGGAGCTGGCTGCTCTGGAAGAGGCCAACGGCTACCACGATGCCGTTCTGGACGTCGGCGAAGTCTTCGGCGTCTGGGTCATCGAGGGCCCCGCAGGTCTGGAGGACAAGCTCCCGTTCAAGAAGGCCGGCGTCAACGTTATGGTCGTGCCCGATGTCACCCCGTACAAGAAGCGCAAGGTCCGCATCCTGAACGGTGCCCACACCGGCTTCGTCCTGGGCGCATACCTGGCAGGCTTCGACATCGTGCGTGACTGCATGCACAACGACACCATCCGCGGCTTCATGAACAAGATGCTGCACGAGGAAGTCATCCCCACCCTGCCGCTGGACAAGAAGGATCTGGAAGACTTTGCATCCGCTGTGCAGGACCGCTTCAACAACCCGTTCATCAACCACGAGCTGATGAGCATCTCCCTGAACTCCACCTCCAAGTGGAAGGCCCGCAATATGCCGTCCTTCCTGAGCTACATCGAGGAGCAGAAGCAGCTGCCCAAGTGCCTGACCATGAGCCTGGCCGCTTACATCGCCTTCTACTCCAACGACATCCAGGAGCGCACCGCAGACGGCCTGATCTGCAAGCGCCCGGCCGGCAACACCTATAAGATCCAGGACGACGCATGGGCGCTGGACTTCTACTTCGCACACAAGGACGATACCGCTGCTGAGCTGGTGCATGCAGTCCTGACCAACACCCAGATGTGGGATCAGGACCTGACCAGGATCGAGGGTCTGGAGGCCGCTGTTCTGGCAGATCTGGAGCTGATCCGCACCCAGGGTGCCGAGGCTGCTTACAAGAGCTGCCTGTAA